A genomic window from Treponema maltophilum ATCC 51939 includes:
- a CDS encoding RpiB/LacA/LacB family sugar-phosphate isomerase gives MKIGIIQGTTQVDKNEILYRITNKVVSSKNYEVINFGVYPREINSYSYTEIAVLTALLINSKVVDFVITGCSSGQGMNLACNTLPGLLSGFIQNPQDAYLFGRINDGNVASLSLGLGFGWLGELNLEYTLEKLFDGDFGIGFPPEIAERKIKETSRVKKFNEISKVSLIEFMEQLEQEFMAKILSKKDVIDYILNHSREEKLIKYISSKI, from the coding sequence ATGAAGATAGGAATCATTCAAGGAACAACACAAGTTGATAAGAATGAAATATTATATAGAATAACAAATAAAGTAGTGTCATCAAAGAATTATGAAGTTATAAATTTTGGGGTTTATCCGAGAGAAATAAATTCATATTCGTATACAGAAATTGCGGTCTTAACTGCCTTACTCATCAATAGTAAGGTGGTCGATTTTGTGATAACTGGATGTTCTTCAGGGCAAGGAATGAATTTGGCATGCAATACATTGCCAGGGTTATTGTCAGGGTTTATTCAGAATCCACAAGACGCCTACCTATTTGGAAGAATTAACGATGGTAATGTAGCAAGTTTATCTTTGGGATTGGGTTTTGGTTGGTTAGGGGAACTCAATCTTGAATATACTTTAGAAAAATTGTTTGATGGAGACTTTGGAATCGGATTTCCTCCAGAGATTGCAGAACGAAAGATTAAAGAAACCAGTCGTGTTAAAAAATTTAATGAAATAAGTAAGGTATCTTTGATTGAGTTTATGGAGCAGTTGGAACAAGAGTTTATGGCTAAAATATTGTCTAAAAAAGATGTTATTGATTATATACTTAATCATTCAAGAGAGGAAAAACTAATAAAATACATTTCAAGTAAGATTTGA
- a CDS encoding class I SAM-dependent methyltransferase, protein MNNYIKLNEDRWNNVKNDYTEPLTHEELEEVRNNPISVALTVGKKVPKEWFEKANGKKILGLACGGGQQGPVFAIKGYDVTIMDFSKSQLQRDDMVAKREGLKINTIQGDMTKPFPFENETFDIIFNPVSNVYIEDLENMYKEASRVLKKGGLLMVGFMNPWIYMYDADIVWDKPDEELLLKFSIPFNSKELEEEGKITINPEYGYEFSHTLETQIRGQLKNGLAMIDFYESCDKRHRLSRYGNDYIATLCIKL, encoded by the coding sequence ATGAACAATTATATAAAATTAAATGAAGATAGATGGAATAATGTAAAAAATGACTATACTGAGCCATTGACACATGAAGAATTAGAAGAAGTTAGAAATAATCCGATTTCTGTTGCATTAACTGTTGGGAAAAAAGTTCCGAAAGAATGGTTTGAAAAAGCAAACGGAAAAAAGATATTAGGTTTAGCTTGTGGTGGTGGACAGCAGGGACCGGTTTTTGCTATAAAAGGTTATGATGTAACCATAATGGATTTTTCTAAATCACAATTACAAAGAGATGATATGGTTGCTAAAAGAGAAGGCTTAAAAATCAACACAATTCAAGGCGATATGACAAAACCATTTCCATTTGAAAATGAAACTTTTGATATTATTTTTAATCCGGTTTCAAATGTATATATAGAAGATTTAGAAAACATGTATAAAGAAGCCTCTCGAGTATTGAAAAAGGGTGGACTGTTAATGGTCGGATTTATGAATCCTTGGATATACATGTATGATGCTGACATTGTATGGGACAAACCCGATGAGGAATTACTTTTAAAGTTTTCAATCCCTTTTAATTCAAAAGAGCTTGAAGAGGAAGGCAAGATAACCATAAATCCAGAATATGGATATGAATTTAGCCATACCTTAGAAACTCAGATTAGAGGACAACTTAAAAATGGTCTCGCTATGATAGATTTTTATGAATCGTGTGACAAAAGACATAGATTATCACGTTATGGAAATGACTATATAGCTACACTTTGCATTAAACTATAA
- a CDS encoding YbgA family protein: MRESNQLKECQKLWAAHKYLVLSKSGTIYNEIREYLKRENAQVRHVLTLIDQARTLPENRGQVCNAFQHIWGYFKKQAARDEKAEFMYCLEQYRSGQAEQEILLGAVRKLFAVYPNNYLQQSHLLFGEQDETVASRYD; encoded by the coding sequence ATGAGAGAATCAAATCAATTAAAAGAATGTCAGAAACTTTGGGCAGCACATAAGTATCTCGTTCTCAGCAAGTCCGGCACTATTTATAACGAGATTCGCGAATATTTAAAGCGGGAGAATGCACAAGTGCGGCATGTGTTGACTCTCATTGATCAGGCGCGCACTTTACCGGAGAATCGAGGACAAGTCTGCAACGCGTTTCAGCATATCTGGGGATATTTTAAGAAGCAGGCTGCTCGGGATGAAAAGGCGGAGTTTATGTATTGTTTGGAGCAATATCGCAGCGGTCAGGCGGAACAGGAAATTTTGTTGGGCGCTGTTCGCAAGCTCTTTGCAGTCTACCCTAACAACTATTTGCAGCAATCGCATCTATTATTCGGAGAACAAGATGAGACTGTGGCATCAAGATATGATTAA
- a CDS encoding TIGR02328 family protein, which yields MINKLPRQQLLGQHRECCALRGNGWGRPHATVNYVFNYSPYLLYRYHRLIMAEMNRRGYRVSPEWLDKDYRGKRCPAYNNLAVIEVPNPIYTEHDDCYYRECLKNLETKGIHLD from the coding sequence ATGATTAACAAACTCCCGCGTCAACAGCTGTTGGGACAACATAGGGAGTGTTGTGCCTTGCGCGGAAACGGCTGGGGCAGGCCGCACGCAACGGTCAACTATGTGTTTAACTATTCACCGTATTTGCTCTATCGGTACCACCGACTCATTATGGCAGAGATGAATCGGCGAGGCTACAGGGTCAGTCCCGAGTGGTTGGACAAAGACTATCGCGGCAAAAGATGTCCGGCATATAACAATTTAGCGGTCATTGAAGTACCTAATCCCATATATACCGAACATGATGATTGCTATTATCGCGAGTGTCTCAAGAATTTGGAAACCAAGGGAATTCATTTGGATTAA
- a CDS encoding alpha/beta hydrolase — MKNAVVYIHGKGGSADEALYYKKFFNDDYELLGFNYKSELPWQADEEFQNYFDSIIPNYNEILLIANSIGAYFSMLSLSEKPIKKALFVSPIVDMENIILHMMKRAKISEEELRLKKVINIQFGESLSWKYLSFARKNPIAWNIPTGILYGKKDDMTSLETMTNFANKIHADLTVFDEGEHWFHTEEQMNFLDTWFRRFL, encoded by the coding sequence ATGAAAAATGCGGTTGTATATATACACGGAAAAGGCGGTTCTGCCGACGAAGCGCTTTACTATAAAAAGTTTTTTAATGATGATTATGAGCTTTTAGGTTTTAATTATAAATCGGAATTACCTTGGCAGGCCGATGAAGAATTTCAAAACTATTTTGATTCCATTATTCCAAATTATAATGAAATTTTATTAATTGCAAACAGTATAGGGGCATATTTTTCTATGTTATCCTTATCGGAAAAACCGATCAAAAAAGCACTGTTTGTTTCCCCCATTGTCGATATGGAAAATATCATTTTACACATGATGAAACGGGCAAAGATATCCGAAGAAGAGCTTAGACTAAAAAAAGTCATCAACATTCAGTTCGGCGAATCCTTATCGTGGAAATATCTTTCTTTTGCCAGAAAAAATCCTATAGCATGGAACATTCCTACCGGCATTCTTTACGGTAAAAAAGACGATATGACTTCTTTAGAGACAATGACGAATTTTGCGAATAAAATACATGCGGACTTAACGGTTTTTGATGAGGGAGAACATTGGTTTCATACTGAAGAACAAATGAATTTTTTGGATACTTGGTTTAGAAGATTTCTTTGA
- a CDS encoding GNAT family N-acetyltransferase: MVREAVKEDLYELLNLYLFLHEKDIPENSSRLENTWKTIIEDKNHHIIVNEIDGKILSSCVCVIIPNLTRDVRPYAFIENVVTNEEYRGKGYATECLDYAKEIAIKNNCYKMMLLTGTKKESTLNFYKNAGYNSEDKTAFIQWLE; the protein is encoded by the coding sequence ATGGTAAGAGAAGCGGTAAAAGAAGATTTATATGAATTATTGAATCTATATCTGTTTTTACACGAAAAAGATATTCCGGAAAATTCAAGCCGTCTGGAAAACACATGGAAAACAATTATTGAAGATAAAAATCATCATATCATCGTCAATGAAATAGACGGCAAAATACTGTCGTCCTGTGTTTGTGTGATCATTCCGAATTTGACGAGAGATGTGCGCCCGTATGCGTTTATTGAAAATGTCGTTACGAATGAAGAATACCGCGGAAAAGGATACGCAACGGAATGTCTCGATTATGCAAAGGAGATAGCGATTAAAAATAATTGCTATAAGATGATGCTTTTGACGGGTACAAAAAAAGAAAGCACATTGAATTTCTATAAAAATGCAGGGTACAACAGCGAGGACAAAACGGCATTTATACAGTGGCTGGAGTAA
- a CDS encoding flavodoxin family protein yields METVIIHGQNHKGSTYHIANNLALKVGGNIKEFFLPKDFGEFCTGCTKCFLESEKQCPHFDKLNPITETIDKADLIILASPVYVMHPTGSMKAFLDHYGYRWMVHRPEETMFSKQGVCISSAAGGGMKSANKDMADSLFFWGVAEIYTYGKAVQAVKWQDVSEKDKKSIDKALSSLARKITDKYGKAKPGIKTKLMFNIMRLLQNKVRNRADTDYWQEKGWRDKNRPWK; encoded by the coding sequence ATGGAAACAGTGATTATACACGGACAAAATCATAAGGGATCAACATATCATATTGCGAACAATCTGGCATTGAAAGTCGGAGGAAACATAAAAGAGTTTTTTTTGCCGAAAGATTTCGGTGAGTTTTGTACCGGTTGTACAAAGTGTTTTTTAGAATCGGAAAAACAATGTCCGCATTTCGACAAACTTAACCCTATTACCGAGACGATAGACAAAGCCGATTTGATTATTCTTGCAAGTCCCGTATATGTAATGCACCCAACGGGTTCCATGAAAGCATTTTTAGATCATTACGGATATCGTTGGATGGTACACCGGCCGGAGGAAACAATGTTTTCTAAGCAGGGTGTGTGTATTTCCTCTGCCGCGGGTGGGGGTATGAAATCTGCAAATAAAGATATGGCAGACAGTTTGTTTTTTTGGGGAGTTGCTGAAATTTACACATACGGCAAAGCTGTTCAGGCTGTAAAATGGCAAGATGTAAGTGAAAAAGATAAAAAATCCATAGATAAAGCATTAAGCTCTCTTGCAAGAAAAATTACCGATAAGTATGGTAAAGCGAAGCCCGGAATAAAAACAAAACTGATGTTCAATATCATGCGCCTCTTGCAAAATAAAGTTCGGAATCGGGCAGATACGGATTATTGGCAGGAAAAGGGATGGCGGGATAAAAACCGTCCGTGGAAATAA
- a CDS encoding type I restriction-modification system subunit M, whose product MNDTQQLGDALWSIANKLRGAMNADDFRDYMLSFLFLRYLSDNYETSVQKELGKDYTDCEKEIENVQSNGNIDKVIAELKLKITTYFNTLPISKLPIKEDETDNNLIQRARQTLIDEYESLLESQKLTPLSVWYINNLDHVTIFEKQMRKKIHFVIKPHYLWSNIYELSRTQNNQLLKTLQRGFKFIENESFESTFHGLFSEVNLDSDKLGKDYLSRNAILCSIITKIAEKLAEFTNEIDLLGSAYEYLIGQFAAGSGKKAGEFYTPQQISTILSRIVILDSQKPELGKRKFINNLLDFACGSGSLLINVKKHLEPNSISQIYGQEKNITTYNLARMNMLLHGFKDSEFQIFHGDSLLNDWSLLNEMNPAKKLECDAVVANPPFSYRWEPDDTLAEDFRFKGYGLAPKSAADFAFLLHGFHFLSKNGTMAIILPHGVLFRGGTEEKIRAKLLKDGNIDAVIGLPANLFFSTGIPVCILVLKKCKKPDDVLFINASEYYEKGKRQNVLLPEHIDKIVDVYQFRREDDKRYSRRVSMEEIEKNGYNLNISRYVSTAPEEKIIDIEEVAKELRTIEDDIKNAKNAHNVFLKELGLEQLP is encoded by the coding sequence ATGAATGATACACAACAATTAGGAGATGCACTTTGGAGCATAGCGAATAAACTTCGCGGTGCTATGAATGCGGATGACTTCCGTGATTATATGTTATCCTTTCTTTTCTTAAGGTATCTTTCTGATAACTATGAAACTTCTGTACAGAAAGAGCTTGGCAAAGACTATACGGATTGTGAAAAAGAGATTGAAAATGTACAAAGCAATGGGAATATAGATAAAGTTATAGCTGAATTAAAATTAAAGATAACGACTTACTTTAATACATTGCCTATAAGTAAGTTGCCTATAAAAGAAGATGAGACAGACAATAATCTTATCCAAAGAGCAAGACAAACTCTCATTGATGAATATGAAAGTTTACTCGAAAGTCAAAAACTAACGCCTTTAAGTGTATGGTATATTAATAATTTAGATCATGTAACTATTTTTGAAAAACAAATGCGTAAAAAAATTCATTTTGTCATTAAGCCGCATTATCTATGGAGCAATATTTACGAGTTATCACGGACACAAAACAATCAACTTTTGAAGACTTTGCAAAGAGGCTTTAAGTTTATTGAAAATGAATCATTTGAAAGTACTTTCCATGGATTATTTTCGGAGGTTAATCTTGATTCCGATAAACTGGGAAAAGATTATCTATCACGTAACGCAATATTGTGTTCTATAATTACCAAAATTGCCGAAAAGCTTGCTGAATTTACAAATGAAATAGACCTTTTAGGAAGTGCCTATGAATATTTAATCGGACAATTTGCAGCCGGTTCCGGTAAAAAAGCAGGTGAGTTCTATACCCCTCAACAGATTTCTACTATTCTCTCCAGAATTGTTATATTGGATAGCCAGAAACCGGAATTGGGAAAGAGAAAATTTATCAATAACCTGTTGGATTTTGCCTGTGGATCAGGCTCACTGCTTATCAATGTAAAGAAACATCTTGAGCCTAATAGCATCAGTCAAATATATGGACAAGAAAAAAACATAACGACCTATAACCTTGCACGAATGAATATGTTGCTGCATGGTTTTAAGGATTCGGAGTTTCAAATTTTTCACGGAGATTCTTTGTTAAATGATTGGTCGTTGCTGAATGAAATGAATCCGGCTAAAAAGTTGGAGTGTGATGCTGTAGTAGCAAATCCGCCTTTTAGTTATCGATGGGAACCGGATGATACATTAGCTGAAGATTTTCGTTTTAAAGGTTATGGACTTGCACCAAAGTCGGCAGCTGATTTTGCGTTTTTGCTACATGGATTTCATTTTTTGAGCAAAAATGGAACTATGGCAATTATCTTGCCTCATGGCGTATTGTTCCGAGGAGGTACAGAAGAGAAGATTAGAGCTAAACTTCTGAAAGATGGAAATATTGACGCGGTAATCGGACTGCCGGCTAATTTATTCTTTTCGACAGGAATACCGGTTTGCATTCTTGTATTGAAAAAATGCAAGAAACCTGATGATGTGTTATTTATCAATGCAAGTGAATATTACGAAAAAGGGAAAAGACAAAATGTCCTTTTACCAGAGCACATAGATAAAATCGTTGATGTATACCAATTCCGTAGGGAAGATGACAAGAGGTATTCACGTCGTGTATCTATGGAAGAAATTGAGAAGAATGGATACAACTTAAATATTTCCCGATATGTAAGCACAGCTCCTGAAGAAAAAATAATTGATATTGAAGAAGTGGCAAAAGAATTGAGGACAATAGAGGATGACATCAAAAATGCAAAAAATGCTCATAATGTATTCTTGAAAGAGCTTGGTCTTGAACAATTGCCATAG
- a CDS encoding AAA family ATPase has product MSINIPSSFTREEFQKLTNKTMGNDEFQHYKKIITENYKKDKTSGNYILKENVSQELLVNIDFIFKRIGHKKISSIKEIAEYFKKLLDEKKYIILFAYNGTGKTRLSGEFKSLGQHLNEETGEKTADTLYYNAFTEDLFYWDNDLDNDAERVLKFNKNSRFFNGLKDLDMDNKIRSFLHRYSDFNFNINYDNAAISFYREELFEGTMQRIDNIKISRGEENIFIWCFFLAIVQLVIDKAEAYDWVKYIYVDDPISSLDDNNAIAIASHLATLMRGNEVKVIVSSHHTLFFNVLCNEINSAEQLFLQKSTDNSSYILKDTTKTPFFHHVALLKELKRASDTGELYTYHFNILRNILEKTASFHGYAHFSSCIRKGDVENEPIYTRIVNLLSHGNYSLFDPKEMVEENKQYFRNILNNFLGDYNFNQKLFENTQNQEKQ; this is encoded by the coding sequence ATGAGCATAAATATTCCCTCAAGTTTTACAAGAGAAGAGTTTCAAAAATTAACAAATAAAACCATGGGTAATGATGAGTTTCAACATTACAAAAAAATAATCACAGAAAATTATAAAAAAGATAAAACTTCCGGGAATTATATTTTAAAAGAAAATGTATCGCAAGAATTACTTGTGAACATTGATTTTATTTTCAAAAGGATCGGACATAAAAAAATTAGTTCTATTAAAGAAATAGCCGAGTATTTCAAGAAACTATTGGATGAGAAGAAATATATTATTTTATTCGCTTATAATGGAACAGGCAAAACGAGACTTTCCGGTGAATTTAAGTCTTTGGGACAACATTTGAATGAGGAGACCGGAGAAAAAACGGCTGATACCCTTTACTATAATGCTTTTACAGAAGATTTGTTTTATTGGGATAATGATTTAGATAACGATGCGGAGCGCGTGTTAAAGTTTAATAAGAATTCGCGTTTTTTTAATGGATTAAAAGACCTTGATATGGATAACAAGATACGTTCGTTTCTTCATCGATACTCTGATTTCAATTTTAATATTAATTATGATAATGCAGCGATCAGTTTTTATAGAGAAGAATTGTTTGAAGGCACCATGCAAAGAATCGACAATATTAAAATTTCTCGTGGTGAAGAAAATATCTTTATTTGGTGTTTCTTTTTGGCTATTGTTCAATTGGTAATAGACAAAGCAGAAGCATACGACTGGGTAAAATATATTTACGTAGATGATCCTATTTCTTCCTTGGATGATAATAATGCAATTGCTATAGCCAGTCATCTGGCGACGCTTATGAGAGGAAATGAAGTAAAAGTTATTGTATCATCACATCATACATTGTTTTTCAATGTTTTATGTAATGAAATTAACAGCGCGGAGCAGTTGTTTTTGCAAAAAAGTACAGACAATTCCTCTTATATTTTAAAAGATACTACTAAAACGCCGTTTTTTCACCATGTCGCATTATTGAAGGAGCTAAAAAGGGCATCTGACACAGGCGAATTGTATACTTATCATTTTAATATACTGAGAAATATATTAGAAAAAACAGCATCATTTCATGGATATGCTCATTTTTCTTCATGTATTAGAAAAGGCGATGTAGAAAATGAACCGATATATACGAGAATAGTCAACCTTTTAAGTCACGGGAATTATTCTTTATTTGATCCTAAAGAAATGGTAGAAGAAAACAAGCAATATTTTAGAAATATTCTTAACAATTTTTTGGGAGACTATAATTTTAACCAGAAACTATTTGAGAATACTCAAAATCAGGAGAAACAATAA
- a CDS encoding restriction endonuclease subunit S codes for MSEKDDIAILPRYRFPEFSESWKTIKLIDIADYRRGSFPQPYGLPKWYDELNGMPFIQVFDVDDNMCLKASTKNKISKLASKQSVFIEKGTLIVTLQGSIGRVAITQYDAYIDRTLLLFEKFYRDIDKVFLAHSIQQLFEIKKQSAPGGIIKTITKQVLSEFTVQLPEKLEQQKIADCLSSIAELISAEEKKLLLLNNYKKGWIQKLFPAEGKNVPEWRFPEFKDSEGWETIKLRELADYRRGSFPQPYGLSKWYDELNGMPFIQVFDVDENMCLKATTKNKISELASQQSVFIEKGTLIVTLQGSIGRVAITQYDAYIDRTLLLFEKFYRDVDKVFLVHTIQQLFEIKKQSAPGGIIKTITKQVLSEFTVQLPEKPEQQKIANFLSGIDDLISKQTSKIESLKCHKKALMQGLFPTVGEAWK; via the coding sequence ATGAGTGAAAAGGACGATATAGCAATACTGCCAAGATATAGATTTCCTGAGTTTTCAGAGAGTTGGAAAACGATAAAGCTGATAGATATTGCCGATTATAGGAGGGGAAGTTTTCCGCAACCATATGGTCTACCAAAATGGTATGATGAATTAAATGGTATGCCTTTTATTCAAGTATTTGATGTAGATGATAATATGTGTTTAAAAGCAAGTACAAAAAATAAAATTAGTAAATTAGCTTCAAAACAAAGTGTGTTTATTGAAAAAGGGACTTTAATAGTAACCTTACAAGGCTCAATAGGTCGCGTTGCTATAACACAATATGATGCATATATAGACAGAACCTTGCTATTATTTGAAAAATTTTATAGGGATATTGATAAAGTTTTTTTAGCACACAGTATTCAACAATTATTTGAAATAAAAAAACAAAGTGCTCCAGGAGGAATAATAAAAACAATTACAAAGCAAGTTTTGAGTGAATTTACAGTTCAACTACCAGAAAAACTTGAACAACAAAAAATTGCAGATTGCTTATCTTCTATTGCTGAACTTATTTCTGCCGAAGAAAAGAAATTGTTATTGCTAAATAATTACAAAAAAGGCTGGATTCAAAAGCTATTCCCAGCCGAAGGAAAAAATGTTCCTGAATGGAGGTTCCCGGAGTTTAAAGATAGTGAGGGCTGGGAAACAATAAAGTTGAGAGAGCTTGCGGATTATAGGAGAGGCAGCTTTCCACAGCCATATGGTTTGTCAAAATGGTATGATGAATTAAATGGTATGCCTTTTATTCAAGTATTTGATGTAGATGAAAATATGTGTTTAAAAGCGACTACAAAAAATAAAATCAGTGAATTAGCTTCACAACAAAGCGTATTTATTGAAAAGGGAACTTTAATAGTAACCTTGCAAGGATCGATAGGCCGTGTTGCAATAACACAATATGATGCGTATATAGATAGAACATTACTGTTATTTGAAAAGTTTTATAGAGATGTGGATAAAGTTTTTTTAGTCCACACTATTCAACAGTTATTTGAAATAAAAAAACAAAGCGCGCCAGGAGGGATAATAAAAACAATTACAAAGCAAGTTTTAAGCGAATTTACAGTTCAATTACCAGAAAAACCAGAACAACAAAAAATTGCTAATTTCTTATCCGGTATAGATGATTTGATAAGCAAACAAACAAGTAAAATTGAATCATTAAAATGCCATAAAAAAGCACTAATGCAGGGATTATTTCCTACTGTTGGGGAGGCATGGAAATGA